The Montipora foliosa isolate CH-2021 chromosome 1, ASM3666993v2, whole genome shotgun sequence genome has a window encoding:
- the LOC138001388 gene encoding uncharacterized protein encodes MSSDDDFGCQILSYWTTERMLSAVSEPGLDLTTTSAHSAQVILDYWTPERMATARPEEHAYGEHIKTVEGAAIRCDRSAVQRVQGAASMTIVPDSKVKTFPFQSVGKLFYVKVGPSGESESFASAWVANASSELHVVMTAAHCLERDDNRAEKILFVPGFIPPCCRPFGSYPQIPGGKGEAWIVDPNWDPNNMQAKYDLGMVRLEKDRDIGKYVDDVVLPIQVLIHQQYTPISEWNTIGYPVASSQNPDGKMAEQSGTFCRMSCDGGSFYKYGTLPKGTNGGPWILDGSNDSSSGVQTGNGCDYQCALSPYLTQNHLEEMIKLFKFMTYTE; translated from the coding sequence ATGTCTAGTGATGATGATTTCGGCTGTCAGATTCTCTCCTACTGGACTACTGAACGGATGCTTAGTGCTGTGTCAGAACCCGGTCTTGACTTAACCACGACTTCCGCTCACAGCGCTCAAGTGATTCTTGATTACTGGACTCCAGAGCGAATGGCGACCGCACGACCTGAGGAACATGCATACGGTGAACACATCAAGACTGTAGAAGGGGCCGCCATTCGGTGCGACCGAAGTGCGGTCCAACGAGTGCAAGGCGCTGCATCCATGACGATTGTTCCTGACTCGAAAGTGAAAACATTTCCATtccaaagcgtgggaaaattgtTCTACGTTAAAGTTGGCCCTTCAGGTGAAAGCGAGAGCTTTGCTTCTGCTTGGGTTGCGAATGCTTCATCAGAGCTTCACGTTGTTATGACAGCTGCACACTGCCTGGAAAGGGACGACAATCGAGCGGAGAAAATTCTTTTCGTTCCTGGTTTTATTCCCCCTTGTTGTCGACCTTTCGGAAGTTACCCTCAAATACCAGGCGGTAAAGGAGAAGCATGGATTGTTGACCCAAACTGGGACCCCAATAACATGCAAGCCAAGTATGATTTGGGCATGGTCAGACTTGAGAAGGACCGAGATATTGGAAAGTATGTTGATGACGTGGTGCTACCTATTCAAGTATTAATACATCAGCAGTATACACCAATTTCTGAATGGAATACTATCGGGTATCCTGTGGCAAGTAGTCAGAACCCCGATGGAAAAATGGCAGAGCAGAGTGGTACATTTTGCAGGATGAGCTGTGATGGTGGTTCTTTCTACAAATATGGCACTCTTCCAAAGGGTACGAACGGTGGACCATGGATCCTTGATGGTTCAAATGATTCATCCAGTGGCGTACAAACTGGAAATGGCTGCGATTATCAATGTGCACTATCCCCATATTTGACCCAAAACCATTTAGAGGAAATGATCAAGTTGTTTAAATTCATGACTTACACTGAATAA